The following coding sequences are from one Capsicum annuum cultivar UCD-10X-F1 chromosome 3, UCD10Xv1.1, whole genome shotgun sequence window:
- the LOC107862951 gene encoding protein EXPORTIN 1A encodes MAAEKLRDLSQPIDVSLLDATVAAFYGTGSKEERAAADHVLRDLQNNPDMWLQVVHILSSTQNLNTKFFALQVLEGVIKYRWNALPVEQRDGMKNYISEVIVKLSSDEASLRRERLYINKLNIILVQILKHEWPAKWRSFIPDLVAAAKTSETICENCMAILKLLSEEVFDFSRGEMTQQKIKELKQSLNSEFQLIHELCLYVLSASQRTELIRATLATLHAFLSWIPLGYIFESTLLETLLKFFPVPAYRNLTLQCLTEVAALNFGDFYNAQFVKMYTIFMVQLQSVLPPNTNIPEAYANGSNEEQAFIQNLALFFTSFFKSHIRVLESSQENISALLLGLEYLINISYVDDTEVFKVCLDYWNSLVLELFEAAHHNLDNPAVAANMMGLQMPLLSGMADGLGAQIMQRRQLYAGPMSKLRLLMISRMAKPEEVLIVEDENGNIVRETMKDNDVLVQYKIMRETLIYLSHLDHDDTEKQMLKKLSNQLNGEDWSWNNLNTLCWAIGSISGSMVEEQENRFLVMVIRDLLNLCEITKGKDNKAVIASNIMYVVGQYPRFLRAHWKFLKTVVNKLFEFMHETHPGVQDMACDTFLKIVQKCKRKFVVVQVGENEPFVSELLTTLPTTIADLHPHQIHTFYESVGQMIQAEPDPQKRDEYLQRLMELPNQRWNEIIGQARQSVDYLKDQDVIRAVLNILQTNTSAASSLGTYFLPQISLIFLDMLNVYRMYSELISTSIAQGGPFASKTSIVKLLRSVKRETLKLIETFLDKAEDQPHIGKQFVPPMMDPVLGDYARNVPDARESEVLSLFATIINKYKVAMIEDVPRIFEAAFQCTLEMITKNFEDYPEHRLKFFSLLRAIATHCFPALIRLSSEQLKLVMDSIIWAFRHTERNIAETGLNLLLEMLKNFQASEFANQFYRTYYLTIEQEIFAVLTDTFHKPGFKLHVLVLQHLFCLVDMLTEPLWDASTVPCPYPNNSAFVREYTIKLLSTSFPNMTSAEVTQFVSGLFESTNDLPTFKNHIRDFLIQSKEFSAQDNKDLYAEEAAAQIERERQRMRSIPGLIAPNEIQDEMVDS; translated from the exons ATGGCGGCGGAGAAACTTAGAGATTTGAGTCAGCCTATTGATGTTTCGTTACTTGATGCTACTGTTGCAGCTTTCTATGGTACTGGATCTAAGGAAGAG AGAGCTGCAGCGGACCATGTTTTGCGTGATTTGCAAAATAACCCAGATATGTGGCTTCAAGTGGTTCACATTCTATCGAGCACACAAAACCTGAATACTAAGTTTTTTGCTTTGCAG GTTCTAGAAGGTGTAATAAAGTATAGATGGAATGCATTGCCTGTTGAACAACGAGATGGAATGAAAAACTATATTTCTGAAGTTATTGTGAAG CTTTCCAGTGATGAAGCATCTCTTCGGCGGGAAAGGCTGTATATTAACAAGTTAAACATAATACTGGTTCAG attttgaagcACGAGTGGCCAGCAAAATGGCGAAGCTTCATTCCTGACTTAGTTGCAGCTGCAAAGACAAGCGAAACGATATGTGAAAACTGCATGGCTATATTAAAG CTTCTCAGTGAGGAGGTTTTTGATTTCTCGAGGGGTGAAATGACTCAACAAAAGATCAAGGAGCTCAAACAGTCTTTGAACAG TGAGTTCCAACTCATCCATGAGCTATGCTTGTATGTCCTATCAGCATCGCAAAGAACTGAGCTCATCAGGGCTACGCTTGCTACTCTACATGCTTTCCTTTCATGGATTCCACTAGGCTATATTTTTGAATCAACACTG TTGGAAACCCTGCTTAAATTTTTCCCCGTGCCAGCTTATCGCAACCTCACACTTCAGTGTCTAACAGAG GTTGCTGCCCTTAATTTTGGAGATTTTTATAATGCACAGTTTGTCAAGATGTACACCATATTCATGGTGCAGTTGCAG AGTGTTCTTCCTCCCAACACAAACATTCCCGAGGCCTATGCAAATGGAAGCAATGAAGAGCAG GCATTCATTCAAAATCTGGCTCTGTTTTTTACGTCATTTTTTAAG TCTCATATTCGTGTGCTAGAATCATCACAAGAGAATATAAGTGCCCTCCTGTTGGGACTTGAGTATCTTATCAATATCTCGTATGTGGATGATACAGAGGTTTTTAAG GTTTGTTTGGACTACTGGAATTCCTTAGTTCTTGAGCTGTTTGAAGCAGCACATCATAATCTAGATAATCCTGCAGTGGCTGCAAATATGATGGGGCTTCAG ATGCCACTGCTTTCTGGCATGGCTGATGGTCTTGGGGCGCAAATTATGCAGAGGAGACAACTTTATGCTGGTCCAATGTCCAAGTTGAGGTTACTTATGATATCTCGCATGGCAAAACCTGAAGAGGTTCTCATCGTTGAAGATGAAAATGGGAACATTGTCCGTGAAACGATGAAGGACAATGACGTCCTTGTGCAATACAAG ATCATGAGGGAAACTTTGATCTACCTGTCACATCTTGATCATGACGACACAGAAAAGCAG ATGCTGAAGAAACTTAGCAACCAACTCAATGGTGAGGACTGGTCGTGGAACAATCTAAATACATTGTGTTGGGCAATTGGTTCCATATCTGGGTCGATGGTGGAGGAGCAG GAGAACAGATTTCTGGTCATGGTGATACGCGATTTGCTAAACCTATGTGAAATTACGAAAGGAAAAGACAACAAAGCTGTAATTGCAAGTAATATAAT GTACGTGGTTGGGCAATATCCTAGGTTTTTGAGAGCTCATTGGAAGTTCTTGAAGACTGTTGTGAACAAATTGTTCGAGTTCATGCATGAAACACATCCTGGAGTGCAG GATATGGCCTGTGATACGTTTTTGAAAATTGTTCAAAAATGCAAGCGCAAGTTTGTTGTAGTACAG GTTGGAGAAAACGAGCCATTTGTCTCCGAACTTTTAACCACTCTCCCCACAACTATTGCAGATTTACATCCTCACCAGATTCATACCTTCTACGAATCT GTTGGTCAAATGATACAAGCAGAACCTGATCCCCAAAAAAGAGATGAGTATCTGCAGAGGTTGATGGAGCTTCCAAATCAG AGATGGAATGAAATTATAGGACAAGCACGACAAAGTGTGGACTACCTGAAAGATCAAGATGTTATTCGAGCTGTTCTAAATATATTGCAG ACAAATACTAGTGCTGCTAGCTCACTCGgaacttatttcttacctcaaATTTCTCTGATCTTTTTGGACATGCTCAATGTTTATAG AATGTACAGTGAGCTTATATCTACAAGCATTGCACAAGGAGGGCCCTTTGCTTCTAAGACATCCATTGTGAAACTCTTACG CTCGGTAAAAAGGGAAACATTAAAGCTTATTGAAACATTTTTGGACAAGGCCGAAGATCAACCCCACATCGGGAAACAATTTGTGCCACCAATGATGGACCCAGTTTTAGGTGACTATGCAAGGAATGTCCCTGATGCTAGGGAATCTGAAGTCCTCTCTCTTTTCGCTACAATTATAAACAA GTACAAGGTTGCTATGATCGAGGATGTCCCTCGAATATTTGAAGCTGCTTTCCAGTGTACTCTTGAG ATGATCACAAAAAACTTTGAAGATTATCCGGAACATCGGCTCAAGTTCTTTTCATTACTTCGTGCAATTGCTACACATTGTTTTCCTGCTTTAATACGGCTGTCGAGTGAG CAATTAAAACTTGTAATGGATTCTATAATATGGGCGTTTCGGCACACTGAGAGGAACATTGCTGAAACTGGGCTTAATCTCTTGCTGGAAATGCTGAAAAATTTTCAG GCTTCCGAGTTTGCTAACCAGTTTTATAGGACTTACTATTTGACGATTGAGCAAGAAATTTTTGCTGTTCTAACAGACACGTTTCATAAGCCTGGGTTTAAATTGCATGTGTTGGTACTACAGCATTTGTTTTGCCTG GTGGACATGTTGACTGAGCCTCTATGGGATGCATCGACAGTGCCTTGTCCATATCCAAATAATTCTGCATTTGTTCGTGAATACACCATTAAGCTTCTTAGTACATCCTTCCCCAACATGACATCAGCTGAG GTGACTCAATTTGTCAGTGGGCTATTTGAGTCAACAAATGACCTTCCCACATTCAAGAATCACATAAGGGACTTCCTTATACAATCAAAAGAATTCTCTGCTCAG GACAATAAGGACCTTTATGCTGAGGAAGCAGCTGCTCAGATAGAGAGGGAGCGTCAGCGGATGCGTTCTATTCCTGGTCTAATTGCACCCAATGAGATACAGGATGAAATGGTGGATTCATGA
- the LOC107862952 gene encoding ADP-ribosylation factor 1-like 2 produces MGQAFRKLFDTFFGNSEMRVVMLGLDAAGKTTILYKLHVGEVLSTVPTIGFNVEKVQYKNVIFTVWDVGGQEKLRPLWRHYFNNTDGLIYVVDSLDRERIGKAKLEFQAIIRDPFMLNAIILVFANKQDMRGAMTPMEVCEGLGLYELKNRKWHIQGTCALRGDGLYEGLDWLASTLKEHKAAGYSSIGPSSF; encoded by the exons ATGGGACAAGCCTTTCGCAAGCTGTTCGATACCTTCTTCGGCAATTCTGAGATGAGG GTTGTAATGCTTGGGCTTGATGCGGCTGGAAAAACAACTATATTATATAAACTGCACGTAGGAGAAGTTCTATCAACAGTTCCTACCATCG GATTCAATGTGGAAAAAGTGCAGTACAAAAATGTAATTTTTACTGTGTGGGATGTTGGTGGACAAGAGAAATTAAGACCACTCTGGAGGCACTACTTCAATAACACAGATGGACTG ATTTATGTCGTCGATTCTTTGGATCGAGAGAGGATTGGAAAGGCAAAACTAGAATTTCAG GCCATTATCAGAGATCCATTTATGCTTAATGCAATCATCTTGGTTTTTGCTAACAAACAAGACATG AGAGGAGCAATGACACCAATGGAAGTGTGTGAAGGCCTTGGTCTGTATGAGCTTAAAAATCGAAAATGGCATATACAAGGTACATGTGCACTTAGAGGGGATGGCCTATACGAGGGATTGGACTGGTTAGCCAGCACTTTGAAAGAACACAAGGCCGCTGGATACTCTTCAATAGGCCCTTCATCCTTCTGA